The following are encoded together in the Lathyrus oleraceus cultivar Zhongwan6 chromosome 3, CAAS_Psat_ZW6_1.0, whole genome shotgun sequence genome:
- the LOC127125447 gene encoding zinc finger protein CONSTANS-LIKE 13 translates to MDGSPANPNPSHKPKQPLRPCDYCSNSTAVLYCRADSAKLCFSCDREVHSTNQLFSKHTRSLICDSCDDSPATILCSTESSVFCQNCDWENHNLSLCSPHERRPLEGFTGCPSVTELLAIVGLQDIGKKSLLFPEESFGDGFLGYEIEGVSDMFVWDAPTFVSLDDLVSSSPSSHNYSAMEVPPLPKNRKAACGRQKEEILSQLREMTKSEPLDQEDYMPSRSLSIDFEHDTKADIVPINEWLRESSEPIYQVVPVDTSIRAHTEEIPVKHSVSSVGESHTHMTPSESIKSETLSTTFKPLPPPYELASQERDSALLRYKQKKKTRRYDKHIRYESRKVRAETRTRVKGRFAKIEH, encoded by the exons ATGGATGGTTCTCCTGCAAACCCTAACCCTTCACACAAACCAAAACAACCGCTTCGACCCTGTGACTATTGCAGCAATTCAACCGCAGTTCTATACTGCAGAGCCGATTCAGCCAAACTCTGTTTCTCTTGCGACCGTGAAGTCCACTCTACGAACCAGCTTTTCTCGAAGCACACGCGCTCCTTAATCTGTGATTCATGCGATGATTCCCCTGCTACTATACTCTGTTCAACGGAATCCTCTGTTTTCTGTCAGAATTGCGATTGGGAGAATCATAATCTCTCGCTTTGTTCTCCGCATGAAAGAAGACCTCTTGAGGGTTTCACTGGGTGTCCTTCGGTTACTGAGCTGTTGGCGATTGTTGGGTTGCAGGATATTGGGAAAAAATCGTTGCTTTTTCCTGAAGAAAGTTTTGGGGATGGGTTTCTAGGGTATGAGATTGAAGGGGTTTCTGATATGTTTGTTTGGGATGCTCCTACTTTTGTTAGTCTTGATGATCTTgtttcttcttctccttcttctcATAACTATagtgctatggaggttcctccttTGCCCAAG AATCGTAAGGCCGCTTGTGGGAGACAGAAAGAAGAGATTTTAAGTCAGCTTCGCGAGATGACAAAGTCTGAGCCCTTGGATCAGGAAGATTATATGCCATCAAGGAGTTTGTCTATAGATTTTGAACACGACACTAAGGCTGATATTGTTCCTATAAATGAG TGGCTCAGAGAAAGCAGCGAACCAATTTATCAAGTTGTACCTGTTGATACATCAATCAGAGCTCATACCGAAGAAATTCCAGTTAAACATTCTGTATCTTCTGTCGGGGAGTCTCATACTCACATGACACCTTCAGAATCTATTAAGTCTGAAACCTTGTCGACTACTTTTAAACCTCTTCCTCCTCCATATGAATTAGCGAGTCAAGAAAGGGATTCTGCATTGTTACGGTACAAGCAGAAGAAGAAAACAAGAAG ATACGACAAGCATATAAGGTATGAATCACGAAAAGTTCGGGCGGAAACCAGAACACGGGTTAAGGGCCGATTTGCTAAGATAGAGCATTGA